From one Gossypium hirsutum isolate 1008001.06 chromosome D08, Gossypium_hirsutum_v2.1, whole genome shotgun sequence genomic stretch:
- the LOC107900859 gene encoding 65-kDa microtubule-associated protein 4 gives MSSHYSEHFARMEATCGSLLCELQRLWNEVGETDGQWETTLLEIEQECLKVYMKKIQEAKECRTKLQRDIATAMAELSDIFTSMGESSVQRDLKPGGNLKEELEAIIPLLEDMRRKKVERINQFVGVVEQIQKLSNDILGVKEQNGNKVFVDETNLSLRRLEELHTELHELQHEKISRLNQVQGHLDTINSLCTVLGMNFKQTICRVHPALDDLNGAKDVSNSTIARLAAQIQSLQELKLKRMQKIQDLASALLEFWHLMDTPGEEQQMFLNVTCKITASEPEFTEPDLLSVDSIEKVEDEVSRLEQLKTSRMKEIVLKKKVELEDMCRRTHMVMEALISTDYSIEAMESGAIDPLYLLEQFDLQISKVREEAVSRKEILEKVEKWLAACEEESWLEEYNRDDNRYNAGRGAHLILKRAEKARTVVNKIPALVEALALKTTAWEKERGAEFLYDGGRLLTILEDYSSLRQEKETQRQRQRNQKKLHGQLIAEQEALYGSKPSPTMTAKKASRTPTTAASNRKLSFGGAMLQQVKPEKPTSRFHPNKKADSSNENSFANHHRSSGFTSHSGRRSSEVSGRVVKKQPLSAAKMREMESPAVRKPLSSVSNVVNPIVEQEKVQKGQRLSPGCKTPMAKASKPTVNGEDQNRTPKAMPNPVPTTPSTVSAPMLMAITPATPATLGAYKFEKILDQVQQIEYSFEEVRAGFFMS, from the exons ATGTCAAGTCATTATAGTGAGCACTTTGCGCGCATGGAAGCAACTTGCGGGTCATTACTGTGTGAACTACAG AGATTATGGAATGAAGTTGGGGAGACTGATGGCCAATGGGAGACAACACTTTTGGAAATTGAACAAGAATGCCTCAAggtttatatgaaaaaaatacaagAGGCCAAAGAATGCAGAACTAAATTGCAACGAGATATTGCCACTGCCATGGCAGAACTTTCAGATATCTTTACTTCTATGGGAGAGAGCTCGGTGCAG CGTGATTTGAAGCCTGGTGGGAACTTGAAGGAAGAACTTGAAGCCATTATTCCGCTGTTGGAGGATATGCGTAGGAAGAAAGTGGAAAGAATTAATCAATTTGTTGGAGTTGTGGAGCAAATACAAAAGCTATCTAATGATATTTTGGGGGTTAAAGAACAAAATGGAAATAAGGTGTTTGTTGACGAGACCAATCTGTCTCTAAGAAGACTTGAAGAATTGCATACTGAACTGCATGAACTTCAACATGAGAAG ATCAGTCGTTTGAATCAGGTGCAGGGCCACCTAGATACTATAAACTCACTTTGCACAGTTCTTGGTATGAATTTCAAACAAACAATTTGTAGAGTCCACCCTGCCTTGGATGATTTGAATGGTGCAAAAGATGTAAGTAACAGTACAATTGCAAGGTTGGCTGCTCAAATTCAAAGCCTGCAGGAGCTAAAGTTAAAGAGAATGCAGAAG ATTCAAGATCTTGCATCTGCTTTGTTGGAGTTTTGGCATTTGATGGATACGCCAGGGGAGGAACAACAAATGTTTCTGAACGTTACCTGCAAAATTACAGCTTCTGAACCTGAATTTACTGAGCCCGATTTACTCTCTGTTGACTCTATAGAAAAG GTTGAGGATGAAGTGTCTAGGCTGGAGCAACTCAAAACGAGTAGAATGAAGGAAATTGTTCTGAAAAAGAAGGTTGAATTAGAGGATATGTGCAGAAGGACTCACATGGTGATGGAAGCACTTATTTCAACAGATTATTCAATTGAAGCTATGGAGTCTG GTGCCATTGATCCTCTGTACCTGCTGGAACAATTTGACCTTCAGATTTCTAAGGTTAGAGAGGAAGCTGTTAGCCGCAAAGAAATACTTGAGAAGGTGGAAAAGTGGTTGGCTGCATGCGAAGAAGAGAGCTGGTTGGAAGAGTACAATAGA GATGACAACCGTTATAATGCTGGAAGAGGAGCGCACCTCATTCTGAAACGGGCAGAGAAAGCTCGAACTGTAGTTAACAAAATTCCTG CTCTGGTGGAGGCTTTGGCTTTAAAAACTACAGCTTGGGAGAAAGAAAGAGGAGCTGAGTTCTTGTATGATGGA GGACGACTTCTTACTATACTCGAGGACTACAGCAGCCTAAGGCAAGAAAAAGAAACACAGAGGCAGAGGCAGCGA AACCAGAAGAAACTTCACGGCCAGCTGATAGCAGAGCAAGAAGCACTTTATGGTTCAAAACCCAGCCCAACCATGACCGCAAAAAAGGCTAGTAGAACTCCAACAACCGCCGCCAGTAATAGGAAACTGTCCTTTGGTGGAGCAATGCTTCAGCAAGTAAAGCCTGAGAAACCTACTAGCCGTTTCCACCCCAATAAGAAAGCAGACTCTTCGAATGAAAACAGCTTCGCAAATCACCACCGGTCTAGCGGCTTTACAAGTCACTCAG GTAGGAGAAGCTCGGAGGTCTCTGGTCGTGTAGTAAAAAAGCAACCCCTAAGTGCAGCAAAGATGCGTGAGATGGAGTCACCAGCAGTTCGAAAACCTCTTTCTTCAGTTTCTAACGTTGTGAATCCCATAGTAGAGCAGGAAAAAGTGCAGAAGGGACAAAGGTTAAGTCCTGGTTGTAAGACACCAATGGCCAAAGCTTCCAAGCCAACTGTGAATGGTGAAGATCAAAACAGAACCCCTAAAGCAATGCCAAACCCAGTGCCGACAACTCCTTCAACCGTATCAGCTCCTATGCTTATGGCAATAACACCAGCTACTCCAGCAACCTTGGGTGCTTATAAGTTTGAAAAGATACTGGATCAAGTTCAACAAATTGAATACTCTTTTGAAGAGGTCAGGGCTGGGTTTTTTATGTCTTAA
- the LOC107900861 gene encoding pentatricopeptide repeat-containing protein At1g01970: protein MMVTSASNIPHCSYSPFPIINKQIHPQSWGNGNPSLSLKQAMKPSSCTFSNEPQISFIDAEEKRRFKWVEIGPGITEEQRQAIDKLPFKMTKRCKALMKQIICFNPEKGSLEDLLGAWVNVMKPRRADWLVVLKELKIMEHPLYFQVAEIALLEETFEANIRDYTKIIHGYGKQNRLREAENILDAMKRRGFICDQITLTTMVHMYSKAGNLKLAEDTFEEIKLLGQQLDKRSYGAMIMAYIRAGMPEQGEGLLKEMDNLEIYAGSEVYKALLRAYSTNGDTDGAQRVFGAIQLAGISPDAKLCGLLINAYQVAGQSEEARVAFENMRRAGLEPSDKCVALVLAAYEKQNKLNKALEFLMDLERDGIVVGKEASSILAQWFKKLGVVEQVEQVLREFAAK, encoded by the exons ATGATGGTCACCTCTGCTTCTAATATACCTCACTGCTCTTACTCACCATTCCCAATTATCAACAAGCAAATTCACCCACAATCCTGGGGAAATGGGAACCCATCATTATCCCTGAAACAAGCGATGAAACCCAGTTCTTGTACATTCAGTAATGAGCCACAAATTTCCTTCATAGATGCAGAAGAAAAAAGAAGGTTTAAGTGGGTCGAGATTGGTCCAGGCATTACAGAAGAACAGAGACAAGCCATTGATAAGCTTCCATTTAAAATGACAAAGCGATGCAAGGCTTTGATGAAACAGATTATTTGCTTTAATCCCGAAAAAGGGAGTCTGGAAGATTTATTGGGTGCTTGGGTTAATGTTATGAAGCCCAGGAGAGCTGACTGGCTTGTGGTTCTTAAAGAATTGAAGATAATGGAACACCCTCTTTATTTCCAG GTGGCAGAAATTGCCCTACTTGAAGAAACTTTCGAAGCCAATATTCGCGATTACACTAAGATAATTCATGGTTATGGGAAGCAAAACCGGCTTCGAGAAGCTGAAAACATTCTAGATGCCATGAAGAGAAGAGGTTTTATCTGTGATCAGATAACTCTAACAACCATGGTTCACATGTACAGCAAGGCTGGAAATCTGAAGTTAGCTGAAGATACCTTTGAAGAGATTAAGCTGCTCGGCCAACAACTCGATAAAAGATCATACGGCGCTATGATTATGGCTTACATCAGAGCTGGAATGCCTGAACAAGGAGAAGGTTTGCTTAAGGAAATGGATAATCTAGAAATCTATGCTGGAAGTGAGGTTTACAAGGCCCTGCTGAGAGCCTACTCCACGAACGGCGATACTGATGGTGCACAAAGGGTGTTTGGTGCTATTCAGCTCGCCGGTATTTCTCCCGATGCCAAGCTTTGCGGACTCCTGATAAATGCCTATCAAGTGGCGGGTCAAAGTGAAGAGGCACGTGTTGCTTTTGAGAACATGAGGAGAGCTGGTCTCGAGCCTAGCGATAAATGTGTAGCACTGGTGTTGGCTGCTTACGAAAAGCAGAACAAGCTTAATAAGGCCCTGGAGTTTCTTATGGATTTGGAGAGAGATGGAATTGTGGTTGGAAAAGAAGCTTCAAGTATACTGGCTCAATGGTTTAAAAAGCTTGGGGTAGTTGAACAAGTGGAACAAGTCTTGAGAGAATTTGCTGCTAAATAA
- the LOC107900860 gene encoding LOB domain-containing protein 18, with the protein MSSNPSNSGGSVGGGSGSCSGSAGGSGGGGSGGGPCGACKFLRRKCVPGCIFAPYFDSEQGAAHFAAVHKVFGASNVSKLLLHIPVHKRLDAVVTICFEAQARLRDPVYGCVAHIFALQQQVVNLQAELSYLQAHLTTLELPSPPPPPPPPSQTLVAAPPLSISDLPSASSVPATYDLSSLFDPMVAQTSWAMQQRQIDPRQYGGTGSASSTGSGDLQALARELLHRQGSPHLPCTDASVSPAPSPSRSLSK; encoded by the exons ATGAGTTCAAATCCTAGTAACAGCGGTGGCAGTGTAGGCGGTGGTTCTGGCAGTTGCAGTGGTAGTGCTGGAGGTAGTGGTGGTGGCGGCAGTGGAGGAGGGCCTTGTGGTGCTTGCAAGTTTTTGAGGAGGAAATGTGTGCCTGGTTGTATATTCGCACCTTATTTCGACTCGGAGCAAGGTGCAGCCCATTTCGCAGCGGTTCATAAGGTTTTCGGTGCAAGCAATGTATCGAAGCTGCTTCTTCATATCCCGGTTCACAAACGACTCGATGCGGTGGTCACCATATGTTTCGAGGCTCAAGCTCGGCTTCGAGATCCGGTTTATGGCTGCGTTGCTCACATCTTTGCTCTTCAACAACAG GTGGTGAATTTGCAAGCAGAACTGTCCTACTTACAAGCTCATTTAACTACACTAGAGCTTCCATCGCCTCCCCCTCCACCTCCGCCACCGTCACAAACGCTAGTTGCAGCACCTCCTCTCTCGATATCAGACCTCCCATCAGCCTCTTCAGTGCCGGCCACATACGACTTATCATCACTTTTTGATCCAATGGTAGCGCAAACTTCATGGGCCATGCAGCAAAGGCAAATCGATCCACGCCAATACGGAGGGACCGGCTCAGCCTCATCGACCGGTTCCGGGGATCTCCAAGCCTTGGCTCGTGAGCTCCTCCATAGACAAGGGTCACCGCACCTGCCGTGCACCGATGCTTCAGTGTCACCGGCACCATCACCATCGCGATCGCTCTCTAAATGA